Genomic DNA from Niabella ginsenosidivorans:
CTGATTGCAAAGGGCCGCCAATAAGCAAGGCAGATGCTACTGCCATGTATACCATTCCACAGGGCAATAATCCGTTGAGCATTCCGATCATAAAGAAGGTGGCCGGTTTATTTTTCCGGGAAAGAAAACGGGCCAGTGCCCTTTTCAGCCATAAACGAAAACCGTTCAGCAGTTTTACATCAGGCAAATACCGCCCCGCAATTAATACGATCAAAATGATAACACCTGTAATAACTGCAAACAATTGCTGGTAAGCAGTTATAACCATCCTGTGCCCCAGTAAGCCCAATAAGGTGCCCAGCAAAAAATAAGTGGCCGTTCTGCCCAGGTTATAGAGCAGGATCGATACCACCCTGCCAATCCTGCCGGTATGACTTAGGGGCAGCGAAAGCGCCAGCGGCCCGCACATGCCCACGCAGTGAAGGCTTCCGGCCATTCCCAACCCCATTCCTATAAGTACTGCTTCCATCATTACTGTACCCGGAAATTCTGTTCATGATAATAAGCGCTATCATTATTTACCCAGTGCATACGCACCCGGTACCATCCTTTCATCAGCATGCTTACCGGCAGGCGGTAAACAGGAGCTGCGGAGGTGCCCATATCCAGTTTCCTGTCGCCCTTGCTGCCAGATAACCTCAGGAACTCGATCGCCCCGGAGCGGATGTTACCGGAAGCTGCTGAAGGCAGCTGCACTTCCACAAAATTGTTCAGTGTTTTGATCATTACAGCTTCCCCTGTGGCTTTAAGACGCTTACGGCCATCTATGACCTTTTGATAAGCCAGCTCCTTTTCATAATAATCCGAATCGATCATTTCATTGGTTTGCCTTGTTGCCACAACAACCATTGAAATCATTCCCACTAAAAAGATCCCCAATATGATCAGCACCCTGTATCCCCAGCTCATATCATTCTTCAATTTAAAGGTTAAATAAACGGTCCCAGGAACTTTGACCGGACGGTTGCGGCTTTAATACCTTCTGTGTAAACCCCGATAGTCATATCTGTAGATCTTACCCTGATGGCCGATTTAGGAACAGTAATAAAAAAAGTAATGATGCTCAGGCTTTCTGCTTTCAGGCGGTTATGATCCGCGTCTACCCTTTTTATGATCCCCGGAACATTACCTTCTATTTTCAGTTCATACTGCACGTCCTTTTTTGTTTTATTGATCACTTTAGCCTGGAACAGGTTCGACAAAGAATCTGTTCCTACCTCCTGGTACAATTGCCCCTTAACACGGGAAATAGTGGTATCAATGCTTTTCCGGGAAAAAACCAAAAAGCTCATCAGGCCCGCCAGCACCATAAGGATAACAGAATAAAACTGCATCCTGCCATTAAAATGAAACGGCTGTTTTTTTGAGATCTGGTTTTCCGATGCCATCCGGATCAGGCCCGGTGGCCGGTTGATCTTCAGCATTACAGAATTGCAGGCATCGATGCAGGCAGTACAGCCCACGCATTCCATTTGCACACCATTGCGGATATCAATACCCGTTGGGCATACATGTACGCATAATTTACAGTCGATACAGTCTCCAAAAGAACCGGTACTGTTTTTTTTGAGCTTCCCTCTCGGCTCACCCCTGTTATAATCATAGGAAACCTGCATGGTATCTTTATCAAAGAGCACTCCCTGCAATCTTCCATACGGGCAAACGGTGGTACAAACGATATCCCTTACAAAGGCAAATACAAAATAAAAAAGCACAGTAAAAAAAAGCAGCCCGGCAAAGATCCCGGCATTCTCTGATAGGGAGCCGCTCATAAGATCTAAAACCTTGCGGGCTCCTAAAATATAAGAAAGGAAAGTGTGCGCAATCAAAAAGGAAATAATAAAAAACAGAAGGTGCTTAATGGCTTTACGGATAAGTTTACGGGCATGAAACGGCTCCTGGCTCAGTTTTTTCTGCTGCGTGGGCGAACCTTCGATCCACCATTCAATTTTACGGAATACAAATTCCATAAAAATGGTTTGGGGGCATACCCAGCCACAGAACACCCTTCCGTAAATAACCGTAAACAGGGCAATAAAAACGATCAGCACAATCATTGCCACGGCAAAGATGATAAAATCATCCGGCCAGAAAATCTTACCTAATATAATAAAGCGCGCCTCCGGAAAATTCAGCTGCAATGCCGGCAACCCGTTTATTTTTATGAACGGGAGGGCGAAGAACAGGCCCAGGTACAGGAATGCCAGGTATTGCCTGTACTGATACAGCCTGCCGTGGGGCTGTAACGCAAACACCCACCGGCGTCTGCCTTTTTCATTCACATTGCTGTGCCTGTCGCGGAAATTATCTTCCTTTTTTATGGGCTTATCTGTTACAAAAACATCCATTAGCATTTTTTTAATCCCTGCTTACTGTAACCCGGCTTGCCGCGCTGTCTGCAGGCCGGGCTGCCACACTGTCTTTTTTAGCAGACTCATCTTTATAAAGTTCACCCTGTGGCTCCTTGGCACCCGGCGGGTTAGTGCCATGAAGTGATTTGATATAACTGGCCAGCTCAGCGATCTGCTGCGCAGAGAAGACATCTTTCCAACTCATCATTCCTTTTTCAACCACGCCAAACTTAATCGTATGGAAAACCGATCCTATCGCTCCCCCATGCAGCCAGTAATCATCAGTAAGGTTGGGGCCTACCCCTCCCTGACCTGCATTGCCATGACAGGCCGTGCAGTTATTCACAAAAAGTTTTTTTCCTGCTTCTATTCCTGCTGCATCCAGCATTACAACGGTCTGCTCATTGACCGCATCGCCTTTTGTTTTGAGATACTCTGCCACCCGAAGGTTCCCTTTTGTTACGGCAATCTCGTATTCTTCATACTGGTTGGGAGCTGCATGCGCCACATGATACCGCCAAAGGTACCCCAGCCCGAAAAGGATGGAAGCAATAAAAGCGACAGAGAACCAGGGTGGCGTAGGGTTATCCAGTTCCCGGATGCCGTCATAGCTATGGCCCACATCCAGGTTATGCTCCTCTTCAATGGGCTTTAATTTATTGGCCCGGCTCCACCAGGAGCCCAGCCTTTTAAAACGCTCTTTGCGGGCCAGAGCTTTCCGCTCCTGCAACTCCTCAATGCCTGTAAAAAAGCGGATCCAGTATATAAATGCGCAGATGATCAAAAGTTCCAGGGCTAGCGCGCCAATAAGAACATAACGTGCGATCTTTTCGTAAGTAAAAGGGTTAGCTATTGCAGGCGCAGCATCCTGAGCCCATCCGGTAGCGGCACACAGGACTGCTGCTATTAATAAAAGCGGCTTGATCATGGTGCTTTCCTTCTTTTCCTTTGCCTTACGTTCCTGGTACACATCCATGGAAGCTCTTAATGTAAAAGCAAGGATACCGATGATGAAAAGCAGAAAAACGATCATAACCGTTAATACAGTATTCACGTCCAGTATCAGCCGGGGCGTTGGAACGGCTTTTTCCTGAGCCAGCAAAGACAGCGGGCATAAGCTGCCGGATATAAAGAGCAGCAGCCTGTTGTTGATTTGTTGCTTTCGATTCATTACAGTCCTTTTTTTTCGTCAAGAGGCAGATTTTCCATTTCAGCGATTGTCTCATTACTGGCGCGCATGGCATAGAGCACTACCAGTACAAATACGATGGTAAACAGCAGCAGTGATAGCAGCGGGTAAATGCCTACCCCGCTTATTTTTTCCAAATAATTTACAAACTTCATAGTGTGTATCGTTTAATGTGGTTACTCCTGCGGAGCAGCTTCCTCTGCTTTTATATCTGTTCCAAGGCGCTGCAAATAAGCAATCAGCGCAATGATCTGCTTATCGCTGCTGATCGTTATCTTCGATTGCTTTAAGCGCGCCGTTATCTCATTGGCCTGCTTCTTCAGATCAGCTACGGCAACTGCTTCATACCCTTCCGGATAAGGTACGCCCAGCTTGCGCATGGCATATATTTTTGAATTGGTAGCCCTTATATCAATTTTGTTTTCAAAAAGCCAGGGATAGGACGGCATGATGGAACCTGGCGACATGGACACCGGCTCCAGCATATGATTGAAATGCCAGCTATCCGGGTATTTGCCTCCGATACGTGCCAGGTCAGGGCCGGTACGTTTGCTGCCCCAAAGATGGGGATGGTCATAAACATACTCGCCGGCTTTAGAATATTCCCCGTAACGTGCCACCTCATACCGGAAGGGACGGATCATTTGCGTATGACAATTATTGCAACCTTCCTGTATGTACACATCCCTGCCCTGCAGCTCCAGCGGCGTATAGGGTTTCACACTTGCAATAGTAGGCACATTCTCTTTTACAAGAAAAGTAGGAATCATTTCAATCATTCCTCCAACGGCCACTACTATGAAGCTTAATATCAGAAGCATTACCGGCCTGCGCTCAATTCTTGAGTGCCAGTGCGCCCTGGCCGGAGCCTTATAACGTTTTGCCAGCGGTGCGGCGCTGGCTGCCTCGCTTTCCACAAATTTTCCCTGCCTGGCAGTTTTTACCAGGTTATACACCATCAGCACCACACCGGTTAAATAAATAGTACCACCGATGGCCCTGAGCGCGTAGAACGGCACAATAGATTGCACCACATCTATAAACTGGTATTGCAGCTGACCTTCCGGTGTAAAGGCGGACATCATGAAATAGCTTCTGAAAGCCGCCCAGTACATAGGCACCGCATATAAAACGATACCCAAAGTGCCGATCATAAAGTGCGTGCCCGCCAGTTTGGTGGAATACAATTTTGTATTAAACAACCGCGGAAAAAGCCAGTAAAGCATACCAAAGGTCAGGAAGCCATTCCACCCCAAAGCCCCAATATGCACGTGTGCAATCGTCCAGTCGCTGTAATGCGAAATAGCGTTTACATTCTTTAAAGAAAGCATCGGCCCTTCAAACGTAGCCATACCATAACAGATAACGGCTACTACAAAGAATTTAAGCACCGGGTCCTCCCGTACTTTATCCCAGGCGCCTCTTAGCGTAAACAACCCGTTCAGCATACCGCCCCAACTGGGCAATAATAACATCAGCGAGAGCGCTGTGCCCAGGGACTGGGCCCATTCCGGCAATGCGGTATTTAACAAATGGTGCGGCCCTGCCCATATATAAATAAAGATAAGGCTCCAGAAATGGATGATGCTTAAACGATAGGAATAGATAGGCCTGTTGGCTGCTTTTGGAAGAAAGTAATACATGATTCCCAAAAACGGGGTTGTCAGGAAAAATGCTACGGCATTATGCCCGTACCACCACTGCACCAGTGCATCCTGCACACCGGCATACCATGAATAGCTTTTCATAAAGGAAACAGGCAGCTCAAAAGAGTTTACAATATGCAGCATGGCTACGGTAACCCAGGATGCAAGAAAAAACCAGATGGCCACATACAGGTGCCGCTCACGCCGGGTCAATATGGTGCCCATCATATTAATACCAAATACTAACCATACAATAGTAATGGCAATATCAATAGGCCATTCCAGCTCGGCATATTCCTTGGTGGTGGTATACCCCAGCATTAAGGTAACAGCCGCTGATAAAATGATCAGTTGCCAGCCCCAGAAATGGATTTTACTGAGCGCCTTGCTCCACATAGGGGTTTTTAGCAGCCGCGGCATTGAATAATACACTGCCGTAAAAAACGCATTACCAACAAATGCAAAAATAACGGCGTTGGTATGCACAGGCCGTATACGGCCAAATGTTGTATACGCAATGCCCATATTCATTACCGGGAAGGCCAGCTGAAAAGCGGCAAGCACACCTACCAGCATGCCCACCACGCCCCAGGTAACAGTAGCAATGGCAAAAAACTTCGGGATCTTATTGTCGTAACTAAATTGCTGTAATTCCATACATTTTTGGTTATTTATTATCTTTTGTGGCCGGGTCATCAAACAAGATGCGGTTAGGCGGTGAGAAATCATCTTCATACTGGCCATCTTTAATGCTCCAGATCAATGCTACCAGGAATAAAACGGCTATCAGCAGGCTGATGATGGCTGTAATAATAATAATGCTCATTTCCTGCACAAAACTCTGTTAAAGCCTCAGTTTAATTGATGATAACGCACACAGGCAGATATGATATTTATCATTTTTTGACGGGACAGATTTTGCGCCCATACCATTCCGACAGGAAAAAAGTGAGCAGCAGAATGCTTATAGAGCTTACAGGCATCAGGATGGCTGCAATTACGGGGGCCAGCAGGCCCTGTAATGCAAAATACAACCCGATGACATTATAGATAACAGAAACAGCAAAGCTGATCCAAATCACTGTTTTGGATCTTCTTGCCAGGTAAAGCAACTGATCCAGCTGTGTTACCGAAGAAGCATCCAGTATTCCCGCTGAAGCCGGCGTAAAACTATTTCCCGTTTCAGCCACTGCTATTCCCACATTGCTTTGTGCCAGGGCCCCGGCATCATTTAAACCATCGCCTGCTACCAGTACCTGTTTCTTTTCCTTTTCCTGCAGCGCCCTGATGTATTCATATTTATCATTAGGCAACTGATGAAAGCGCATGTCTACATCATTTCCCATTATTTCCTTTAGCCGGGACTGCTCGGCTCCATTGTCGCCTGTAAGCACCGATAAGGAATAATGTTGCTTTAACCGGCTGATGAACCGTTGCAGCCCTTCCCGGTACTGGTTCTGCACTTCGAAGTAACCGGCGATCTGCCTGTTGATCCTGACAAAAACGCACGTGGCGGTATCCGTTGCGCAATCCCCGCTACCCGAAACAAAAGCCCGGCTGCCGATTTTCAGATGGTGCTCTTCCACCCAACCTTCAATACCCCCGCCCGGTATATTCTTAAAATGGGCTACCGGAATGATATGCCGCTGGTCCAGATGCGCCGCCACTGCTTTGCTTAAGGGATGCGTGGAATGCCTTAATAAAGAAGCGATCCGGTTTATTGCTTCCTCCGTCAGCCGGCTGCCGTGGTAGGAGAGCCGGTATCCTTTGCCCGACGTGATGGTACCCGTCTTGTCCAGCACCACATGATCAATGCCCGCCATCGCCGTAATAACGCCCGCATTTTTAAGGTACAATCCGGCTCTCTTATAGATGCGCAGCACATTGCCATTGGTAAATGTTGCTGCCAGCAATAAGGCACAGGGACAGGCAACAATAAGCGTAGTGGTCAAGGCATTCCACATAATTGTACGCTCCCCTTTTAAAAACCAGAACAGTGCGCTGCCCAGGGTTAGTACAAGCACTACCACGGTAAAATAATTACCGGCTTTATGTAAAAATGCGTTTTGGCTGCTGTCCTTATCCGAGGCCTCCCTGTTCCAGAGGCTGGACAGGTATCCCTGATCCGGGGGCTTTATAACCATTAGTTCCAGCCGCTCCCCCAGCTGTTTACCGCCTGCATACAGGATCGCTCCCTGCTCCACCTGCTTTGGCAAACTTTCGCCGGTCACAAAGCTGTAATCAATAAAGGCCCTGCCATTCAGCAAAAGACTGTCCGCAGGAATAATCTCATAGTCATGCACTTCAATAATATCTTTTTCCCTGAGCTGGCTGATCAATACCGGTTCTGCCTGAGTGCCTTTTACCCGGTTTACAGTAACCGGGAAAAAGGAGGCGTAGTCTCTGTCAAACACCAGTGATCGCTGGGTTTTATCCTGCGCCCAGCGCCCGAGCAGCATAAAAAAAACGATACCGCTCATACTGTCAAAATAGGTATTGCCATCCAGCACCAGCAAATTATAAAGGCTCCTGAAAAAGGTAAGCAAAACGGCTAATGCAATGGAGCAGTCGATCGTAAGCCGGCCATTCCTGAGACCGCTTGCCGCGTTTACAAAAAATTCCCTGGCAGCATACAAAAGAACCGGCAATGCCAGCAGCAGGCCTATGTAACGAAAGGTAATGCCGATCTTTTCCTGCAGGTAACTGCTGAATGAGAAATACTCCGGCAGGCTCAACATCATAATATTGGCAAAGCAAAAACCAGCAACGCTGATTTGCGTTATACGGGTATATGCCAGCTGTGGCTGCTTTTCCTTGGCATTCAGCCTTAGCCAGGGCTCATAACCGGCAGCTGTAAGCGTTTCGGCTACATCCCGCAGTGAACAGCGGTTGTGATCAAAAATGATAAAAACAGTTTTTGCTGAAAAATCAACCCTTGAGGTAATGATGCCCGGCTGCATTTTGCCGATATGCTCCAGCAGCCACAGGCAACTACTGCAGTGCATATGCGGAATAGAAAAGGTTACATGTGTTTGCTTCCCGTCTGAAAAAGAGACCAGTTGCCGGGCAATAGCTTCGTTATCCAAAAAGGCAAAACGCTCTTTGCGGCCTGGCTTTACCTGTTGCTGACCAGGATGTTCATTGAGCAAGTAATAAGTACACAAACCCTTTTCATTCAATAGTTCAAAAACCAGCTTACAGCCGCTGCAGCAAAACAGCTTTTCTTCTATCCGCAGGTGATCATCGGGACACAGATCGCCACAATGATAGCACCGCATTTCCGTATCTATAGCTTTTTTAATCAATATCCGGGATAATTGCTTTGAATTGTTCCTGCAAAGCTCCTGATAATAAAAAAGGCGGAAAGCGCCCTGCATCATATTAAAGTATGATAAATATCATGTTTCAGATCTAATAAACTTAATACCATAGACCAGCTATATGGACCAACGGCAACGTTGTAAAATACCAGAGCACTGTCACCATTCCTGTCTTTCAAAAAATTTGTTAAAAAGCCCTTTTTTTACCGGTGGCCCGCTTTTCGTACGAAGAAAGTCGTAAATTGCAGGAAAAGGCACTCATATGCAGGATCATAAATCAATAAAACCCACAGAGAGCGAACTGGAGATTTTACAGGTACTGTGGGAAAAAGGAAATGCAACAGTGAGGGAGGTGCATGAAAACCTGCTCACATTTAAGGATGTTGGGTATACTACTACCCTGAAACTGATGCAGATCATGAATGAAAAGGGGTTGGTAAAACGCAATGATTCCTCCCGCACGCATATTTATAAGGCAGCTGTTAATAAAGAAGTGACACAGCAATTTATGCTCAATAAATTTATCAGCAATCTGTTTGGCGGATCTTCTTCCCAACTGGTAATGCAGGCACTGGGCAACAACAACGTTTCGCCGGAGGAACTGGATGAGATCCAGTCTATGATTGACCAGTTAAAAAAGAAAGAGTAAATTATGCAACAGGGAGTATACCATTTATTTACTGCTTTGGGTAATGCTTTGTTCAGCAGTTTCTGGCAGATGGGCCTGAGCTGGTTACTGGTGATGCTTTATAGCCATCTGCGCCCGGGGTTATCCCCCACATCAAAAAGCCTGCTGAATTTTGCAGGACTGCTTACAGGTTTTGCGGCTTTTCTTTTGACCTTTATTATTTCCCTTGTAACGCCTCAAACAGAAAACGGATTGCTGAAGTGGCTGATCAACCGGGAGTGGATACACAATATTTTTAATTATGGGGCTGTTTTGTACCTGTTATTACTAGCAATACCGGCAAAAAATATTATCAGAAGCGCCTGCCAGGTTTACAGGTTGCGTAAAGACAGACTGGAGAGGGTGCCCGGCACGCTGAAGATTTTTATGCTGGATGCAGTAAACTACCTGGGGATCAAAAGAAAGGTACAATTGTATGCTTCATCCATTGTATCTTCTCCTTTAACCATTGGTTTCTTAAAGCCAATGATCCTTTTACCCCTGGCAGTCATTAACCAGCTAACACCCCAACAGTTAGAAGCTATTCTCCTTCATGAATTAGCGCACATAAAAAGAAACGACTATCTCATTAATCTGATCAACCAGATAATTCTTGCGGTTCTGTATTTCAATCCCTTTGCAAAGCTGCTGGTAAAAGCACAGGAACTGGAGCGCGAAAAATCGGCCGACCAATGGGTACTGCAGTTCCAGTACGGGCAGCATCTGTATGCTTCCACGCTATTACAGCTTGCAAGAGACCAGCATACCTTTAATGCACTGGCCATGCATGTTTCAGGAAAAGAAAGCCAGTTAAGCCAGCGGGTACAGGCAATTATGGGCATTGAAAAGAAACAGTCCTTCCCGCTGAAAAAGGTGGCAATGCTTGTTCTATTCCTTTTATTATCCGGCGGTTTTTATTATTCTGCCAACAAAAACGTGCCTGCTCCGGTAACTACAGCTATCGCTTCCCTTCCCTATTTCAACCCGGAAGCCCTTAACCCTGTTTTTGCTGCAAAACAGAACCTGGCTAAAAACGAATTTAAGATCATACCCATACCGGCTATAGAAAAGCCCGACAGCGGGCCGGCAGACAATGCCATTTATTTAAAAATAACAGAAGACCCGAATGGCAAGATTGAAGCTCCGGCAAAACCCAAACCGATAGAAGCAGGCCCGGAAGCCAATCCATCGTTTGTATCCCATATAACTCTTGTTGTTCCCAACCTGGACAGTACGGCAGAGCATACAGTACAGGAATCTATAAAGACACTTAAACAAATCGTTACAGAAATGGCCTGGGAAAAAATTGAAAACAGCCTGGCTGAAACGGTTTCTGAAGCTCAGAAAAAGATCCTGAAGGCCAGGATGGAGCAGGCCTTTGACAAGCTGAATTGGGAAGAAAGCGCAAATAAACTGCGCGCACTGTATAATGAGATCGACTGGGCAAAAGCCGAGGCACAGCTTAACGCCAGTCTGGATGCAATACTTTCCTCAAAGAAAAACCCGGCTGCCTGTAAAAACGCAATAAGAAGCCTGCAGACGGCCCGCAAAACCAGCCGGCAGTCAGCAATAGCAGCAGCAGCCGACAGTGCTGCCCGCTCTTTACAACAAGAAAAGATAATAGCTAAAAGGACTTTTGCTGCGGACAGCAACGCTCATAAAAAAATAATGGACCTGTAAGAAAACGGGGGTATTCAAAGCTCTCATTTTATTGGTTATCTTTGCTTCCTAATTGAGTGAGTATGAGAATAACCGCGGATAACCGTTTTAGAAAATTAATCGTTATTGGAGATCGTTTGCTTATAAAGCCGGTTCAGGGCAATGAGCGTACAGCAAGCGGACTTTACCTGCCTCCCGGTGTACAGGAAAAGGAAAAGGTACAGCAGGGATACGTTATAAAAACAGGCCCGGGCTATGCCATCCCCATTCCTGTTGAAAACGAGCCCTGGAAATCAGATGAGGACCAGGTAAAATATGTACCCCTGCAGGCAAAAGAAGGCGACCTTGCTATCTTTCTGCTAAGCGGCGCTACAGAAGTAATGTATGAAAACGAAAAGTATTTTATTGTTCCGCAGAGTGCCATTTTAATGCTGGAGCGGGAAGAGGATCTTTAACCCATTAAAACTTTTTTATGAAAGGTTTCCATGCTGATATTGAAAAAGAGACATTGTCCAATGAACATTTCAGGAAAGTGCTCTATACCGGCAGGCATATGCAACTGGTATTAATGACATTGAAAGCCGGCGAAGCGATCGGGTCTGAGATCCACGCAGAAAATGACCAGTTCTTCCGTTTTGAAAGCGGTAAAGGCAAATGCATTATCGACGAAAATGAATACCCTGTAGAAGACGGCAGCGCAATTATTGTTCCTGCCGGCGCACGCCACAATGTGATCAATACAGGCAATGAACCATTAAAAATGTATACCATCTACGCCCCGCCCCATCATAAGGACGGTATCACCAGGGCTACCAAAAAAGAAGCAGAAGAGAACGAGGCAGATTTTGACGGTATTACTACCGAATGATCCGGCAGAAGAAAAGCCGAAACAGGAGCAAAGGCCGGGATGCTTATTGCTTTCGGTGCAGTAATTTTTGTTTCAGGATTTCATATTCCCCCGCACCTTTATTTTTCATATCCGATAAGTATTTGTGCTCCTGTGCTATGTGAAGACCATCAGCTGAAGCATGCGCAGGCAAACCAGGCTTTGTTATTTTGAGATCATAAACAATCCGGTTAATACGGGCTGAAAGTTTTCTGCCCCGGCTAAGCCTCAGCAGCAGTTTGGGGATGATTTTAATAAAATTGATTTCGATGCATTAGGTACTATTGTTGCGATATGGAGCGTTTAGGCGTTTTATCTTAAGAACCGAATCAATACGACTTTAAATGAAAAAACTCCTGCTGTTAACCATGCTGCTTTTTACTACAACATTTTTATTGGCCCAGGATACCATTTACCTGAGAAACCGGCAGTTAATACATGGTACAATAAAAAGACGAAACCGGAGCTTCATTTATTATCAAAGACAGGGTAAAATAAGAAATGCACCTCTGCTGGCCTGTGCCCTGATCGATTCTATAAAATATAGTAACGGGCTAACCTGGCGCTTGTTGGATTATACAACAGCCCGCCATGAAAAGAAACAACTGGCCGTGAAGCAGAAAAAGCAAAGAAGCCGTTTTGACGAGCCCTACGTCAACAGGATTGCTATTGGCGCTACAAATATGGATCCCGTATTTATCCTGGAAAGACTATTGGGCTCCGGGCGCGGGATTACGCCTGTGATAGCAGCCGGTATCACCTATGAAAGGCGGATTGTAAAAAACAACGGATCAGTGTTTGCTATCTCTTCATTTGGGCTGAACCGCGATTTTACAGTATTGGAGCAGGCGGTCGCTATTTCTTTTTCAAAAGGCCTTCTGCCACCATTGGTGCAGGGCCCTACATTGGCTTTGCCAATCAAATAGTGGAAGAGCAGGATGAAACAGTAGATACTTATCACGGTTACCCCATAGTTATAAAACGGTATCCTTCAAATTCCCTTACTTATGCAGTTAATTTTAATGTCCAGCTCAATAACCGGAAACATTTATTTCTTTCTCATGATTTTTTCCCGGGCGGTTCCCGTTATCTCCGTTCCGGTTCCTGGTCTGGCCACTTTGCCTACAGGTTAAGTGTTGGGCTTCGCTTTTAGTACCTGATTTTTAGAACAATATTTGTCTGTAACAATTTATAAAGGCGGCGAAGCAGCCATTAATGTTCGGAACGTTTAATCATTTTAGCTTTGATAATTCTGATATCATAAACGGGCCGGTCTTTATCTTTTCCTTTGCTGGTGGGAGCAGATGCAATTTTATCCAATACCTCATAGCCGCTTATTAATTGTCCGAATACCGTGTAGTTCCCATCCAGGTGCGGAGTTCCTCCTCTGGTGATATATACCTTCCTGTGGTCTTCAGGAAGTTTTGCGCCTTTCAGCCGTTTTTCTTCCAGCGTATCCAGTCCGCCGCTGGTCCATACCCGGCCCTGTACAATATAAAACTGACTGCCGCTGCTCGCTTTTTGCGGGTTCACATCATCTCCTTCACGGGCGGCACCCAATGCCCCTTTCTGGTGGAACAGGCGCGCATTCAGTTCTGCCGGTATCGTATACTTTGGCCCGCCCTCTCCCAGCGGTTGCCCGCCATGAGCATGGCGGCTATCCGGATCACCGGATTGGATCATAAAATTCTTTATCACCCGATGAAATAATATGCCATTATAATATTTTGACCTGACCAGCCTGATGAAATTATCTCGATGCTGTGGTGTAAGATCACTCAGCCGCAACACCATATTGCCATAGTTGGTTTGCAGCAGCACGTCTTTTTTATAATCAGCCTCCGTTATTTTACCGGTAGCACAACCTGCAAGCAACAGGACAACAGCAACAAGTATAAATAAGCTTTTTCTCATTTTAATAGTATCACTCCAGGTAATGTAACTGGCATACAAGACG
This window encodes:
- the ccoG gene encoding cytochrome c oxidase accessory protein CcoG; translated protein: MDVFVTDKPIKKEDNFRDRHSNVNEKGRRRWVFALQPHGRLYQYRQYLAFLYLGLFFALPFIKINGLPALQLNFPEARFIILGKIFWPDDFIIFAVAMIVLIVFIALFTVIYGRVFCGWVCPQTIFMEFVFRKIEWWIEGSPTQQKKLSQEPFHARKLIRKAIKHLLFFIISFLIAHTFLSYILGARKVLDLMSGSLSENAGIFAGLLFFTVLFYFVFAFVRDIVCTTVCPYGRLQGVLFDKDTMQVSYDYNRGEPRGKLKKNSTGSFGDCIDCKLCVHVCPTGIDIRNGVQMECVGCTACIDACNSVMLKINRPPGLIRMASENQISKKQPFHFNGRMQFYSVILMVLAGLMSFLVFSRKSIDTTISRVKGQLYQEVGTDSLSNLFQAKVINKTKKDVQYELKIEGNVPGIIKRVDADHNRLKAESLSIITFFITVPKSAIRVRSTDMTIGVYTEGIKAATVRSKFLGPFI
- a CDS encoding FixH family protein produces the protein MSWGYRVLIILGIFLVGMISMVVVATRQTNEMIDSDYYEKELAYQKVIDGRKRLKATGEAVMIKTLNNFVEVQLPSAASGNIRSGAIEFLRLSGSKGDRKLDMGTSAAPVYRLPVSMLMKGWYRVRMHWVNNDSAYYHEQNFRVQ
- a CDS encoding CcoQ/FixQ family Cbb3-type cytochrome c oxidase assembly chaperone is translated as MKFVNYLEKISGVGIYPLLSLLLFTIVFVLVVLYAMRASNETIAEMENLPLDEKKGL
- the ccoN gene encoding cytochrome-c oxidase, cbb3-type subunit I, coding for MELQQFSYDNKIPKFFAIATVTWGVVGMLVGVLAAFQLAFPVMNMGIAYTTFGRIRPVHTNAVIFAFVGNAFFTAVYYSMPRLLKTPMWSKALSKIHFWGWQLIILSAAVTLMLGYTTTKEYAELEWPIDIAITIVWLVFGINMMGTILTRRERHLYVAIWFFLASWVTVAMLHIVNSFELPVSFMKSYSWYAGVQDALVQWWYGHNAVAFFLTTPFLGIMYYFLPKAANRPIYSYRLSIIHFWSLIFIYIWAGPHHLLNTALPEWAQSLGTALSLMLLLPSWGGMLNGLFTLRGAWDKVREDPVLKFFVVAVICYGMATFEGPMLSLKNVNAISHYSDWTIAHVHIGALGWNGFLTFGMLYWLFPRLFNTKLYSTKLAGTHFMIGTLGIVLYAVPMYWAAFRSYFMMSAFTPEGQLQYQFIDVVQSIVPFYALRAIGGTIYLTGVVLMVYNLVKTARQGKFVESEAASAAPLAKRYKAPARAHWHSRIERRPVMLLILSFIVVAVGGMIEMIPTFLVKENVPTIASVKPYTPLELQGRDVYIQEGCNNCHTQMIRPFRYEVARYGEYSKAGEYVYDHPHLWGSKRTGPDLARIGGKYPDSWHFNHMLEPVSMSPGSIMPSYPWLFENKIDIRATNSKIYAMRKLGVPYPEGYEAVAVADLKKQANEITARLKQSKITISSDKQIIALIAYLQRLGTDIKAEEAAPQE
- a CDS encoding cytochrome c — its product is MNRKQQINNRLLLFISGSLCPLSLLAQEKAVPTPRLILDVNTVLTVMIVFLLFIIGILAFTLRASMDVYQERKAKEKKESTMIKPLLLIAAVLCAATGWAQDAAPAIANPFTYEKIARYVLIGALALELLIICAFIYWIRFFTGIEELQERKALARKERFKRLGSWWSRANKLKPIEEEHNLDVGHSYDGIRELDNPTPPWFSVAFIASILFGLGYLWRYHVAHAAPNQYEEYEIAVTKGNLRVAEYLKTKGDAVNEQTVVMLDAAGIEAGKKLFVNNCTACHGNAGQGGVGPNLTDDYWLHGGAIGSVFHTIKFGVVEKGMMSWKDVFSAQQIAELASYIKSLHGTNPPGAKEPQGELYKDESAKKDSVAARPADSAASRVTVSRD
- a CDS encoding sulfite exporter TauE/SafE family protein, whose translation is MMEAVLIGMGLGMAGSLHCVGMCGPLALSLPLSHTGRIGRVVSILLYNLGRTATYFLLGTLLGLLGHRMVITAYQQLFAVITGVIILIVLIAGRYLPDVKLLNGFRLWLKRALARFLSRKNKPATFFMIGMLNGLLPCGMVYMAVASALLIGGPLQSGVFMAAFGMGTLPLMGLLMLTGHHVSFSLRNKMRKLPSYFMAVAAVLIILRGLNLGIPFISPAYPHAAAAQAISCPVTFK